CAATGGAACCCATTCCACGGTAAGTTTTAAATTTACGTCCTTGGAAGATTTCTGTTTCTCCAGGTGCTTCATCTGTACCTGCAAACATAGAACCAAGCATGACTGCATGTCCACCTGCTGCAAGAGCCTTGACAATATCTCCAGAATACTTGATTCCACCGTCAGCGATGATTGTTTTTCCATATTCACGCGCTACTTGAGCTGCATCATAAATAGCTGTCACTTGTGGCACCCCAACACCTGCAATCACACGAGTTGTACAGATTGAACCTGGTCCAATTCCAACTTTCACCACATCAACACCAGCGTCGTAAAGAGCACGAGCTCCCTCTGCTGTTGCAATATTTCCAGCAATTAAAGTACGATCTGGGAAATGAGCACGAATTTCAGCAATTTTACGAAGCACACCGGCAGAATGTCCATGTGCAGTATCAATCACAATGGCATCTGCACCTGCTTCAAAAAGAGCTTCTGCACGTTCAAACGTATCTGAAGTAACTCCAACTGCACCTGCAACTAGTAGACGGCCAAATTCATCTTTCGCAGCATTTGGAAACTCAATAACTTTTTCAATGTCTTTAATCGTAATGAGGCCAGATAAACGCCCATTTTCATCTACAAGAGGTAGTTTTTCGATGCGATGTTCTTGAAGAATACTTTCAGCTGTCTCTAAATCCGTTCCAACTGGCGCTGTCACAAGATTTTCACTAGTCATATTCGTTGAAATTGGCTGATCATAATCAGAAATAAAACGCATATCACGGTTAGTGATGATTCCGACCAATTTCCGATTTTCCATGGTTTCAACAATTGGTACACCACTGATTCGATAGCGGCCCATCAATTCTTCTGCCTCTTTAATCGTATGATTAGGAGTTAGGAAAAATGGATCAATAATGACACCATTTTCAGAGCGTTTTACCTTACGAACTTCATCGGCTTGTTGTTCAATTGACATATTTTTATGAATCACCCCAAGACCACCGGCACGCGCAATGGCAATCGCCATTTTACTCTCTGTTACGGTATCCATGGCCGCCGTAATGATTGGGATATTCAGTGTTAAATTCTTTGCCAGTTTTGTTTGAAGATTGGCATCATTTGGCAAAACATGACTTTCAGCAGGAATAAGCAATACATCATCGAATGTAAAACCTTTTTTCAAAAATTTTGTGTCCCAATTAGACATCCACAGATTCCTCTTTTCTTTTTATTTTCTCAGGCTACTACTAGCTAATTTGTATTTTAAATATCATACCATTTTGAAATCATTTGTCAAATATTATTCGTTTTAAATTCTAAAAAATATTCTAAATAAGATATTTAAGGAAAATTATCCTATATAAGACGAACTTTTTCCTGAAAATAAAGTAATTCGTTCACAAAAAGAGCAGAAATTCTATTCCTACTCTTTCGAATATCTGGATTAGTTGAAATAATGTAACCCCATTGCTGCTTTCACTTCCGATAAGGTTTGGGCAGCTGTTTGACGTGCTTTTTCGCTTCCTTTTTGAAGCATGTTATAGACTTCACCCATGTCTTTCGCAAATTCTAAGCGACGTTCACGAATAGGAGCTAATTCTCGTTCTAAGATTTCCAATAAATAGCGTTTGGTCTTCACATCTCCCAAACCACCCCGTTGATAATGCTCCTTCATAGCTTCTATTTCCGCTTTATCTTCCTCACGGCCGAACACATCTAGGTAATGGAAAACCATATTGCCTTCAATCTTTCCTGGATCTTCAACCTTAATATGATCAGGATCTGTGTACATACTCATCACTTTTTTCTTCAGAGTATCCATATCATCAGCTAGATAAATCCCATTATTGAGTGACTTAGACATCTTAGCATTGCCATCCAATCCTGGTAATCGACCAGCACCTTCATGGCTAGGATAAATGCCTTCTGGTTCAACTAGAACATCCGTTTGATAGGCATGATTAAAACTACGGACAATTTCACGCGTTTGCTCAATCATCGGTTTTTGATCGACACCAACTGGTACGTAGTTTGCTTTAAAGGCTGTAATATCGGCTGCCTGAGCAATAGGATAGACTAAAAATCCAGTCGGAATACTCTCTCCAAAACCTTTTTGAGCAATCTCAGTCTTAACAGTCGGATTACGCTCTAAACGCCCTAATGAAACCAAGTTCATATAATACATAGATAGCTCAGCCAATTCTGGAATTTGACTTTGAATGAAAATAGTAGATTTCCTAGAATCTAATCCTGCAGCTAGATAGTCTAATGCAACTTGCCCAACCGACTCAACAATCTTTTGTGGCTCCTTAGCATGATCCGTCAAAGCCTGCTGATCTGCCAAAAAGACAAACATTTCATACTGTTCTTCATTTTGTAGACGAACACGATTCTGTAAACTACCGACATAGTGGCCAATATGCAATTTGCCAGTCGGGCGGTCTCCTGTTAAAATAATTGGTTTTGTCATACTATTCTCCTTTGTTTATACAAATAAAGCCCACGCATAGCAAAAGCCATGCGAGGGCGTCAAAGACACGGTGCCACCTCACTTATGAGTTAACTCATCTCATTTGCATATAAGGCCTGCAAGCCAAATCTTTATTGTTTTCCGATTTACAGTCTATATCAGCCCATTCATCAATCGTTATTATTTGTTTTCACCTGCCACAAACTCTCTTAAAATAACCGATTCATTACTTTTCTGATTCTTTTCAATTATATACCCTAAAAAATAGAAAGTCAAGCTATTCAATAACTTGACGGCAAGGGGAGAATTAGGGATAATAGAAGCTGGAAATTTACAGATAGGATACTGATATGAAACAAAAATTAACAGATTTTGCCCTAGTCACTATTGGATCATTCATTTCTGCTATCGCCTTTAATAGCATGTTTGTTGAAAACCATATTGCTTCCGGGGGTGTTGGAGGACTTGCTATTAGTATGAACGCCTTGTTTGGTTGGAATACTGCGAATTTTGTACTCTACGCGAATATTCCCCTCCTTCTCCTATGTTTTTTCCTCTTAGGAAAAGAAGTTTTTATCAAAACAGTTTATGGCGCGTGGATTTATCCGATTTTTATTAAATTGACAGCAGGTTTACCAACCTTGACACATAATGTATTGCTCGCAGCCATCTTTGGAGGAGTTGTCCTTGGATTTGGTCTTGGGCTTGTCTTTATTGGTCATTCATCAACTGGTGGGACAGGTATCATTATTCAGTTGTTTGAAAAATATACTCCTATTCCATTGGGAACAAGTATGGCATTGGTTGATGGAATTGTCGTTGGACTAGGATTTGTTGCTTTTGATGCAGACACTGTCATGTACTCTATCATCGCTTTACTTTCCATTACCTATGCTGTCAACCTTGTTATGGCAGGAGCTGATTCTTCACGGAATGTGATGATTATCTCAAAACACCATAGACAAATAGAAAAGTACATTACAAAAGTGGCAGATCGTGGTGTGACTGAACTTCCAATTATCGGTGGATTTACAGGTCAAGAAAACCGCATGTTGATGACAACTGTCTCAAGACTAGAATATCAAAAATTGGAGACGAATATCCTTTCCATTGATGAAACAGCCTTTATTATTGTCATGCCTGCTACACAAGTAAAAGGTAGAGGATTTAGTTTACAAAAGACGCATCAAAATTTAGAAGAAGATATTCTGATTCCGATGTAATTTCAATTGAAAAATCATCTTTTTTAGAGTAGAATAGGACTAATCACAAAAATAGGAGAATTGTATTGCTTACAGTATCAGATGTATCGCTTCGTTTTAGCGATCGAAAATTATTTGACGATGTCAACATTAAGTTTACAGCAGGAAACACATATGGATTGATTGGCGCGAATGGTGCCGGAAAATCAACTTTCCTTAAAATTTTAGCTGGGGATATTGAACCAACAACTGGTCATATTTCCCTTGGACCAGACGAACGCCTTTCTGTGCTTCGCCAAAATCATTTTGACTATGAAAACGAACGGGTCATTGATGTCGTTATCATGGGAAATGAACAGCTTTACAGTATCATGAAAGAAAAAGATGCCATTTACATGAAAGAAGACTTTTCAGATGAAGATGGTGTCCGTGCAGCCGAATTAGAAGGTGAATTTGCCGAACTTGGCGGTTGGGAAGCTGAAAGTGAGGCCTCACAACTTCTTCAAAATCTAAATATTGCTGAAGATCTTCACTACCAAAATATGAGTGAATTAACCAATGGAGAAAAGGTAAAGGTTCTCTTGGCTAAAGCGCTCTTTGGTAAACCAGATGTCCTATTACTAGATGAGCCGACAAATGGTCTTGACATTCAATCGATTAACTGGCTAGAAGAATTTTTAATTGACTTTGAAAATACCGTTATTGTCGTATCTCACGACCGTCATTTCCTAAATAAAGTATGTACCCATATGGCTGACTTAGACTTTGGTAAAATCAAAATCTTCGTCGGGAACTATGATTTCTGGAAACAATCTAGCGAATTAGCTGCGAAATTACAAGCTGACCGTAATGCAAAAGCAGAGGAAAAAATCAAAGAATTACAAGAATTCGTTGCACGCTTTTCTGCCAATGCTTCAAAATCAAAACAGGCAACTTCTCGTAAAAAAATGCTCGATAAGATTGAATTAGAAGAAATTATTCCGTCTAGTCGTAAATACCCATTTATCAACTTTAAAACTGAGCGAGAAATTGGAAATGATTTAGTAACGGTTGAAAACTTGAAAGTCACTATTGATGGCGAAGTCATTTTAGACAATATTAGCTTTATTCTTCGTCCAGGGGATAAGACAGCTCTTATTGGACAAAATGATATCCAAACGACTGCTCTTATCCGTGCATTGATGGGAGACATTGAGTACGAAGGTACAATTAAATGGGGAGTAACAACCAGTCAATCTTACCTACCAAAAGATAATAGTCGCGATTTCGCAACTGATGAATCCATTCTTGACTGGCTTCGTCAATTTGCAAGCAAAGAAGAAGATGATAATACCTTCTTACGCGGATTTTTGGGGCGTATGCTCTTTTCTGGTGACGAAGTCAACAAATCTGTCAATGTCCTCTCAGGGGGAGAAAAAGTGCGCGTGATGCTCTCAAAACTCATGCTCCTCAAATCAAATGTCCTTGTCCTTGATGACCCAACAAATCACTTGGACTTAGAATCTATTTCTAGTTTGAATGACGGATTAAAAGCCTTTAAAGAATCAATTATCTTTGCCAGTCACGATCACGAATTCATTCAAACCTTAGCAAACCATATTATTGTTATTTCAAAAAATGGTGTCATTGACCGCATTGATGAAACCTATGACGAATTCTTGGAAAATCAAGAAGTTCAAGCAAAAGTAAAAGAACTTTGGAAAGATTAAAGAAAAGGCGAAAAAGTCGCCTTTTCTTTTCACTAGTATTATGATTAGTTCAATAAAACACTCAAAATTTATACGTTTAGCCCTCTCCTTTTTCTTACCTATTTTTATCATTGCTATCATATTAGCAATAAGAGGAATCTGGTGGGGAAGCGAGATAACCATTTTA
Above is a window of Streptococcus sp. zg-86 DNA encoding:
- the guaB gene encoding IMP dehydrogenase, with product MSNWDTKFLKKGFTFDDVLLIPAESHVLPNDANLQTKLAKNLTLNIPIITAAMDTVTESKMAIAIARAGGLGVIHKNMSIEQQADEVRKVKRSENGVIIDPFFLTPNHTIKEAEELMGRYRISGVPIVETMENRKLVGIITNRDMRFISDYDQPISTNMTSENLVTAPVGTDLETAESILQEHRIEKLPLVDENGRLSGLITIKDIEKVIEFPNAAKDEFGRLLVAGAVGVTSDTFERAEALFEAGADAIVIDTAHGHSAGVLRKIAEIRAHFPDRTLIAGNIATAEGARALYDAGVDVVKVGIGPGSICTTRVIAGVGVPQVTAIYDAAQVAREYGKTIIADGGIKYSGDIVKALAAGGHAVMLGSMFAGTDEAPGETEIFQGRKFKTYRGMGSIAAMKKGSSDRYFQGSVNEANKLVPEGIEGRVAYKGAAADIVFQMLGGIRSGMGYVGAANIQELHDNAQFIEMSGAGLKESHPHDVQITNEAPNYSVQ
- the trpS gene encoding tryptophan--tRNA ligase, whose product is MTKPIILTGDRPTGKLHIGHYVGSLQNRVRLQNEEQYEMFVFLADQQALTDHAKEPQKIVESVGQVALDYLAAGLDSRKSTIFIQSQIPELAELSMYYMNLVSLGRLERNPTVKTEIAQKGFGESIPTGFLVYPIAQAADITAFKANYVPVGVDQKPMIEQTREIVRSFNHAYQTDVLVEPEGIYPSHEGAGRLPGLDGNAKMSKSLNNGIYLADDMDTLKKKVMSMYTDPDHIKVEDPGKIEGNMVFHYLDVFGREEDKAEIEAMKEHYQRGGLGDVKTKRYLLEILERELAPIRERRLEFAKDMGEVYNMLQKGSEKARQTAAQTLSEVKAAMGLHYFN
- a CDS encoding YitT family protein encodes the protein MKQKLTDFALVTIGSFISAIAFNSMFVENHIASGGVGGLAISMNALFGWNTANFVLYANIPLLLLCFFLLGKEVFIKTVYGAWIYPIFIKLTAGLPTLTHNVLLAAIFGGVVLGFGLGLVFIGHSSTGGTGIIIQLFEKYTPIPLGTSMALVDGIVVGLGFVAFDADTVMYSIIALLSITYAVNLVMAGADSSRNVMIISKHHRQIEKYITKVADRGVTELPIIGGFTGQENRMLMTTVSRLEYQKLETNILSIDETAFIIVMPATQVKGRGFSLQKTHQNLEEDILIPM
- a CDS encoding ATP-binding cassette domain-containing protein; the protein is MLTVSDVSLRFSDRKLFDDVNIKFTAGNTYGLIGANGAGKSTFLKILAGDIEPTTGHISLGPDERLSVLRQNHFDYENERVIDVVIMGNEQLYSIMKEKDAIYMKEDFSDEDGVRAAELEGEFAELGGWEAESEASQLLQNLNIAEDLHYQNMSELTNGEKVKVLLAKALFGKPDVLLLDEPTNGLDIQSINWLEEFLIDFENTVIVVSHDRHFLNKVCTHMADLDFGKIKIFVGNYDFWKQSSELAAKLQADRNAKAEEKIKELQEFVARFSANASKSKQATSRKKMLDKIELEEIIPSSRKYPFINFKTEREIGNDLVTVENLKVTIDGEVILDNISFILRPGDKTALIGQNDIQTTALIRALMGDIEYEGTIKWGVTTSQSYLPKDNSRDFATDESILDWLRQFASKEEDDNTFLRGFLGRMLFSGDEVNKSVNVLSGGEKVRVMLSKLMLLKSNVLVLDDPTNHLDLESISSLNDGLKAFKESIIFASHDHEFIQTLANHIIVISKNGVIDRIDETYDEFLENQEVQAKVKELWKD